One genomic window of Azospirillum sp. TSH58 includes the following:
- a CDS encoding GNAT family N-acetyltransferase encodes MPNVTIARESPLQDEVVQLIEELDRYLGDLYPAESNHLLDLQSLAKPDIRFLVARRSGTVVGCGAMRIDTEDGYGEVKRMFVQPTARGGQIGRRLLERIEDEARAAGLSLLRLETGVYQDEAIALYRKQGFTDRGPFGPYGPDPLSLFMEKPL; translated from the coding sequence GTGCCGAACGTGACCATTGCCCGTGAAAGCCCGCTCCAGGACGAGGTGGTCCAGCTCATCGAGGAGTTGGACCGCTATCTGGGCGACCTGTACCCGGCCGAGAGCAACCATCTGCTCGACCTGCAGTCGCTGGCGAAGCCCGACATCCGCTTCCTGGTCGCCCGGCGGTCGGGGACCGTGGTCGGCTGCGGCGCCATGCGCATCGACACCGAGGACGGCTATGGCGAGGTCAAGCGGATGTTCGTCCAGCCGACCGCCCGCGGCGGCCAGATCGGGCGCCGCCTTCTGGAGCGCATCGAGGACGAGGCCCGCGCCGCCGGGCTGTCCCTGCTGCGGCTGGAGACCGGCGTCTATCAGGACGAAGCCATCGCGCTTTACCGCAAACAGGGCTTCACCGACCGCGGTCCGTTCGGCCCCTACGGGCCGGACCCGCTGAGCCTGTTCATGGAGAAACCTTTATGA
- the moaC gene encoding cyclic pyranopterin monophosphate synthase MoaC has translation MTDQPASGFTHFDAEGRAVMVDVSGKADTERTATARGSVLMQPETLALILQGGVKKGDVLSVARLAGIMGAKRTPDLIPLCHPLMLTSVKVDLTCDPERNAVDITATCKLRGQTGVEMEALTAVSVAALTVYDMCKAVDRGMTITEVKLLHKAGGKSGEWGSAA, from the coding sequence ATGACCGACCAGCCCGCAAGCGGCTTCACCCATTTCGACGCCGAAGGCCGCGCGGTGATGGTGGACGTGTCCGGCAAGGCCGACACGGAACGCACGGCGACCGCCCGCGGCTCCGTTCTCATGCAGCCGGAAACGCTGGCCCTCATCCTCCAGGGCGGCGTCAAGAAGGGCGACGTGCTGTCGGTGGCCCGGCTGGCCGGCATCATGGGGGCCAAGCGCACGCCGGACCTGATCCCGCTGTGCCATCCGCTGATGCTGACCTCGGTCAAGGTGGACCTGACCTGCGACCCCGAGCGCAACGCCGTGGACATCACCGCCACCTGCAAGCTGAGGGGCCAGACCGGCGTGGAGATGGAGGCGTTGACCGCCGTGTCGGTGGCGGCGCTGACCGTCTACGACATGTGCAAGGCGGTGGACCGCGGCATGACCATCACCGAGGTGAAGCTGCTCCACAAGGCCGGCGGCAAGAGCGGCGAATGGGGGAGCGCCGCCTGA
- the glp gene encoding gephyrin-like molybdotransferase Glp: protein MLQVGEARARILAAFTALPAEAVPLPDALGRVLAEPAVARLTQPPFAAAAMDGWAVRAADIVQASAEAPVTLRRIGESAAGHAFAGSVGAGEAVRIFTGAPVPAGADAVVMQEDCEDAGDRVRVGRAVPSGRFIRPAGLDFTAGEDLLPKGRLLTARDVALAAAANLPWLRVHRRPRVAVLATGDEIALPGDPLGPSQIVSSNALGLCALVASQGGVAHNLGVAKDDPQHLAAMAAGAAGCDLLVTTGGASQGEHDHVRDVLGGLSLDFYRVAMKPGKPLIFGTANGVPLLGLPGNPVSTGVAAVLFLVPLLRRLQGLPAENATLTVTLGAPLKANDDRTDFLRATLSPGPDGGPVATPFPRQDSAMMSRLAQADALIVREPHAAAAAIGDRVTVIPLNGGALSL from the coding sequence ATGCTGCAGGTCGGGGAGGCCCGCGCCCGCATCCTTGCCGCCTTCACCGCCCTGCCGGCGGAGGCGGTGCCGCTGCCCGACGCGCTGGGGCGCGTCCTGGCGGAGCCCGCCGTCGCCCGCCTGACCCAGCCGCCCTTCGCCGCCGCCGCCATGGACGGCTGGGCCGTCCGCGCCGCCGACATCGTCCAGGCGTCGGCGGAGGCGCCCGTCACTCTGCGCCGCATCGGCGAATCCGCCGCCGGCCACGCCTTCGCCGGATCGGTCGGCGCGGGCGAGGCCGTGCGCATCTTCACCGGCGCCCCCGTGCCCGCCGGGGCCGACGCCGTGGTGATGCAGGAGGATTGCGAGGATGCCGGCGACCGCGTGCGCGTCGGACGCGCCGTGCCCTCGGGCCGCTTCATCCGTCCTGCCGGCCTCGATTTCACCGCGGGAGAGGACCTGCTTCCCAAGGGACGCTTGCTGACCGCCCGCGACGTCGCCCTGGCCGCCGCCGCCAACCTGCCCTGGCTGCGCGTCCACCGCCGCCCGCGGGTCGCCGTGCTCGCCACCGGGGACGAGATCGCCCTGCCCGGCGATCCGCTGGGGCCGAGCCAGATCGTCAGCTCCAACGCGCTCGGCCTGTGCGCGCTGGTCGCCAGCCAGGGCGGCGTCGCCCACAATCTCGGCGTGGCGAAGGACGATCCGCAACATCTCGCCGCCATGGCCGCCGGGGCGGCCGGCTGCGACCTGCTGGTGACCACGGGCGGCGCCTCGCAAGGCGAGCACGACCATGTGCGCGACGTGCTGGGCGGGCTGTCGCTGGACTTCTACCGGGTCGCCATGAAGCCCGGTAAGCCGTTGATTTTCGGAACGGCGAACGGCGTGCCGCTGCTCGGCCTGCCCGGCAACCCGGTGTCCACCGGCGTGGCCGCCGTGCTGTTCCTGGTGCCCCTGCTGCGCCGTCTCCAAGGGTTGCCCGCTGAGAACGCGACGCTCACCGTCACGCTCGGCGCGCCGCTGAAGGCCAACGACGACCGCACCGACTTCCTGCGCGCCACCCTGTCCCCCGGACCGGACGGCGGGCCGGTCGCGACCCCCTTCCCGCGCCAGGACAGCGCGATGATGTCCCGGCTGGCCCAGGCCGATGCCCTGATCGTCCGCGAGCCTCACGCCGCCGCCGCCGCCATCGGCGACCGGGTGACGGTGATCCCGTTGAACGGTGGTGCCCTGTCGCTTTAA
- the lexA gene encoding transcriptional repressor LexA gives MLTRKQHELLLFINERLGQGGVSPSFDEMKDALNLKSKSGIHRLITGLEERGFIRRLPHRARALEVLRLPEGLETARTRPPRAKFQPNVIKGDFSFAGREANPASESVQLPLYGRIAAGTPIEALRDGSAFVDIPAAMLGMGDHYALEVAGDSMVEAGILDHDTVVIQRCDSAENGSIVVALVDDAEVTLKRLRRKGNTVALEPANAAYETRIFGADRVRVQGRLVGLVRKY, from the coding sequence ATGCTCACGCGCAAGCAGCATGAATTGCTGCTTTTCATCAACGAGCGGCTCGGGCAGGGCGGTGTGTCCCCTTCCTTCGACGAAATGAAGGACGCTCTCAACCTGAAGTCCAAGTCGGGCATCCACCGCCTGATCACGGGGCTGGAGGAGCGCGGCTTCATCCGCCGCCTGCCCCACCGCGCCCGCGCGCTTGAGGTGCTGCGCCTGCCGGAGGGGCTGGAGACCGCCCGCACCCGGCCGCCGCGCGCCAAGTTCCAGCCCAACGTCATCAAGGGCGACTTCAGCTTCGCGGGACGGGAGGCGAACCCGGCGTCCGAATCCGTGCAGCTTCCGCTCTACGGCCGGATCGCCGCGGGCACGCCCATCGAGGCGTTGCGCGACGGCTCCGCCTTCGTGGACATTCCCGCCGCCATGCTCGGCATGGGCGACCATTACGCGCTGGAAGTGGCCGGCGATTCCATGGTGGAAGCCGGAATCCTCGACCATGACACGGTGGTCATCCAGCGGTGCGACAGCGCGGAGAACGGCTCCATCGTGGTCGCCCTGGTCGACGACGCCGAGGTCACGCTGAAGCGCCTGCGCCGCAAGGGCAACACCGTGGCGCTTGAACCCGCGAACGCCGCCTACGAGACGCGCATCTTCGGCGCCGACCGGGTTCGGGTGCAGGGCCGCCTCGTCGGTCTGGTGCGGAAATACTGA
- a CDS encoding ComEC/Rec2 family competence protein: MAGGMAAEEDGDTGPVRRGAVARLSAAAVDCLAAERERWALWLPVGTGAGVALYFGLPAEPPLWLGPGAAAGCLPLLWLARRRLAPLVLLLGVLSVALGFAAAQLHSIAVAAPMLTRELGPVQLTGRVLAVERQPTGTRLMLGELTVERLAPEATPARARLHLPAKVTPPEAGTVVRLRAMLHPPAAPAEPGAFDLQRRAYFEGFGAVGFVMGAPVAQEAPPPGGWRRVTVAFERARAAIAERVRATVPDSAEASVTAALLNGDAAAIPEPMMDAFRDSGLAHLLSISGLHVGIAAGIVFWVVRALLALVPWVALRWPIKKIAALAGILSAILYTLLVGAPLPTLRSVLMTGLVMGAVIADRSPISMRLVAFAGIVTVLYDPEGMLGPSFQMSFAAVVALIAAFERFTPWAVRRRREMGWFGRGAMALGGIAFSSVVATVATTPYGLYHFQQVAFYGVLSNMVAIPITTVWIMPFSLLSYLLLPFGLEGPAVTAMSWGVRLVIETAERTAALPGATAFLPAMPDAAIAAVTLGGLWLAIWTRRWRWLGLAAMVGGMVVPVFAPRPDLLVSEDGKLMAVRGAEGLLSLSAASDGRVADTWRRRDGMEKPEGKAGQDVWPLAGVSLDGRLRCDALGCLYRVEGKTVALLRQPDALPEDCALADAVVIAAPSRGCRAPLVIDRWRLRREGAHALYLSDEGIRVESVRGQRGDRPWTMGGKLPDGKTGAR, translated from the coding sequence ATGGCCGGGGGTATGGCGGCCGAGGAGGACGGCGACACCGGTCCGGTCCGCCGCGGTGCCGTTGCACGCCTTTCCGCCGCCGCGGTGGACTGTCTCGCCGCGGAGCGGGAGCGCTGGGCGCTGTGGCTGCCCGTGGGGACCGGGGCCGGCGTGGCGCTGTATTTCGGCCTGCCGGCCGAGCCGCCGCTCTGGCTGGGGCCGGGCGCCGCGGCCGGCTGTCTGCCTCTGCTGTGGCTGGCGCGGCGGCGTCTGGCGCCGCTCGTCCTGCTGCTGGGGGTGCTCAGCGTCGCGTTGGGCTTCGCCGCGGCGCAGCTCCACAGCATCGCGGTGGCCGCGCCGATGCTGACCCGGGAACTCGGGCCGGTGCAGCTGACCGGGCGGGTGCTGGCGGTCGAGCGGCAGCCCACCGGCACGCGGCTGATGCTTGGGGAATTGACGGTGGAGCGGCTGGCCCCCGAAGCGACACCGGCACGGGCGCGCCTGCATCTGCCCGCCAAGGTGACGCCGCCGGAGGCCGGGACGGTGGTCCGGCTGCGCGCCATGCTTCACCCCCCGGCCGCGCCGGCCGAACCGGGGGCCTTCGACCTGCAGCGGCGCGCCTATTTCGAAGGATTCGGCGCGGTCGGCTTCGTCATGGGCGCTCCTGTCGCGCAGGAGGCGCCACCGCCCGGCGGCTGGCGCCGGGTGACCGTGGCCTTCGAGCGGGCCCGCGCCGCCATCGCCGAGCGGGTGCGCGCCACCGTGCCCGACTCCGCGGAGGCCAGCGTTACCGCCGCCCTGCTGAACGGCGACGCGGCGGCGATTCCCGAGCCGATGATGGACGCCTTCCGCGACAGCGGACTGGCGCATCTCCTGTCCATTTCCGGCCTGCATGTCGGCATCGCCGCGGGGATCGTCTTTTGGGTGGTGCGGGCGCTGCTGGCGCTGGTTCCCTGGGTGGCGCTGCGCTGGCCGATCAAGAAGATCGCGGCGTTGGCCGGCATCCTGTCGGCCATCCTCTACACACTGCTGGTGGGAGCGCCCCTGCCGACGCTGCGGTCGGTGCTGATGACCGGGCTGGTCATGGGAGCGGTCATCGCCGACCGGTCGCCGATCAGCATGCGGCTGGTCGCCTTCGCCGGCATCGTCACCGTCCTCTACGACCCGGAGGGGATGCTGGGGCCGAGCTTCCAGATGTCCTTCGCGGCGGTCGTCGCCCTGATCGCCGCCTTCGAGCGGTTCACGCCCTGGGCGGTGCGGCGGCGGCGCGAGATGGGCTGGTTCGGCCGGGGAGCGATGGCGCTGGGCGGCATCGCCTTTTCCAGTGTGGTGGCGACGGTCGCGACGACTCCCTATGGGCTCTACCATTTCCAGCAGGTCGCCTTCTACGGCGTGCTGTCCAACATGGTGGCGATCCCCATCACGACGGTGTGGATCATGCCCTTCAGCCTGCTCTCCTACCTGCTGCTGCCCTTCGGGCTGGAGGGGCCGGCGGTGACGGCGATGAGCTGGGGCGTCCGGCTGGTCATCGAAACGGCGGAGCGGACCGCGGCGCTGCCCGGCGCCACCGCGTTCCTGCCGGCCATGCCGGACGCCGCCATCGCGGCGGTCACTCTGGGAGGGCTGTGGCTGGCCATCTGGACAAGGCGCTGGCGCTGGCTGGGGCTGGCCGCGATGGTCGGGGGGATGGTCGTCCCGGTCTTCGCGCCGCGGCCCGACCTTCTGGTGTCGGAGGACGGGAAATTGATGGCCGTGCGCGGCGCGGAAGGGCTGCTCAGCCTGTCAGCCGCCAGCGACGGGCGGGTGGCCGACACCTGGAGGCGGCGCGACGGCATGGAGAAGCCGGAGGGCAAAGCCGGTCAGGATGTCTGGCCGCTCGCCGGGGTGAGCCTGGACGGGCGGCTGCGCTGCGACGCCCTGGGATGCCTTTACCGGGTGGAGGGAAAGACCGTGGCGCTGCTGCGCCAGCCGGACGCATTGCCGGAGGATTGCGCGCTGGCCGATGCGGTGGTGATCGCTGCCCCCTCGCGCGGCTGCCGGGCGCCGCTGGTGATCGACCGCTGGCGCCTGCGGCGGGAGGGCGCCCACGCGCTCTACCTGTCGGACGAGGGGATCCGGGTGGAGAGCGTGCGCGGCCAGCGTGGCGACCGCCCGTGGACGATGGGCGGAAAGCTTCCCGATGGAAAGACCGGGGCGCGCTGA
- the gltX gene encoding glutamate--tRNA ligase, translating to MTVVTRFAPSPTGFLHIGGARTALFNWLYARRNGGTYLLRIEDTDRQRSTDAAVDAILDGLSWLGLDWDGDAVSQFARKDRHAEVAQQMLAAGRAYYCYASPEELEEMRAAQKAAGQPVRYDGRWRDRDPSEAPAGVKPVIRLKAPQEGETVLKDRVQGEVTVQNAQLDDLILLRADGTPTYLLAVVVDDHDMGVTHVIRGDDHLTNTFRQIQIYNAMGWDLPEFGHIPLIHGPDGAKLSKRHGALGVDAYRDMGYLPEAIRNYLLRLGWAHGDDEIISTEQAVEWFNLEGIGRSPSRFDFAKLENLNAHYMRQADDARLVGLAAPRLEAELGRALTESERDLLTRAMNGLKQRARTVVDLAQSARFYLAARPLAMDEKAAALLDEKGRGVLADLAARFETEADFTAAALEALVRAFAEERGEKLGKIAQPLRAALTGSTVSPPIFEVAELLGRAETLARMKDAATAARG from the coding sequence ATGACCGTCGTCACCCGTTTCGCCCCGTCGCCCACCGGCTTTCTCCACATCGGCGGTGCCCGCACCGCGCTGTTCAACTGGCTGTACGCCCGCCGCAACGGCGGGACGTACCTGTTGCGCATCGAGGACACCGACCGCCAGCGCTCGACGGACGCCGCGGTGGACGCCATCCTCGACGGCCTGTCCTGGCTCGGCCTCGACTGGGACGGCGACGCGGTCAGCCAGTTCGCCCGCAAGGACCGCCACGCCGAAGTGGCGCAGCAGATGCTTGCCGCCGGCCGCGCCTATTACTGCTACGCGAGCCCCGAGGAACTGGAGGAGATGCGCGCCGCCCAGAAGGCCGCGGGCCAGCCGGTGCGCTACGACGGGCGCTGGCGCGACCGCGACCCGTCCGAGGCGCCGGCCGGCGTGAAGCCGGTGATCCGCCTGAAGGCCCCGCAGGAGGGCGAGACGGTCCTGAAGGACCGCGTCCAGGGCGAGGTGACGGTGCAGAACGCCCAGCTCGACGACCTGATCCTGCTGCGCGCCGACGGCACCCCGACCTATCTGCTGGCCGTGGTGGTGGACGACCATGACATGGGCGTCACCCACGTCATCCGCGGCGACGACCATCTGACCAACACCTTCCGCCAGATCCAGATCTACAACGCCATGGGCTGGGACCTGCCGGAATTCGGCCACATCCCGCTGATCCACGGGCCGGACGGCGCCAAGCTGTCGAAGCGCCACGGCGCGCTGGGCGTCGACGCCTACCGCGACATGGGCTACCTGCCCGAGGCGATCCGCAACTATCTGCTGCGGCTCGGCTGGGCGCACGGCGACGACGAGATCATCTCGACCGAACAGGCCGTGGAGTGGTTCAACCTGGAGGGCATCGGGCGCTCCCCCTCGCGCTTCGATTTCGCCAAGCTGGAGAACCTGAACGCCCACTACATGCGGCAGGCCGACGACGCCCGCCTCGTGGGTCTGGCCGCCCCGCGGCTGGAGGCCGAGCTCGGCCGCGCGCTGACCGAGTCGGAACGCGACCTGCTGACCCGCGCCATGAACGGGCTGAAGCAGCGCGCCCGCACCGTGGTCGATCTCGCCCAGAGCGCCCGTTTCTACCTCGCCGCCCGCCCGCTGGCGATGGACGAGAAGGCCGCCGCGCTGTTGGACGAGAAGGGCCGCGGCGTCCTGGCCGACCTCGCCGCCCGCTTCGAGACGGAAGCCGACTTCACCGCCGCCGCGCTGGAGGCCCTGGTGCGCGCCTTCGCCGAGGAGCGGGGCGAGAAGCTGGGCAAGATCGCCCAGCCGCTGCGCGCCGCGCTCACCGGTTCCACCGTGTCGCCGCCGATCTTCGAGGTGGCGGAGCTTCTCGGCCGGGCGGAAACGCTGGCCCGGATGAAGGATGCCGCAACTGCAGCACGGGGATAA
- the gltA gene encoding citrate synthase, translated as MTQTADKADTFTLIDNRTGKQVSLPVMKGSTGPDVIDIRKLYAETGCFTYDPGFTSTGSCESKITYIDGDEGVLLHRGYAIDDLAEHATFPEVCFLLLNNHLPNAAEKEEFEGILRGHSMVHEQLTRFYSGFRRDAHPMAVLCGVVGALSAFYHDSTDIEDPVQRKIAAHRLIAKIPAIAAMAYKYSVGQPFMYPRNDLSYAENFLYMTFGTPCEPYKVNPVLSKAMDKIFILHADHEQNASTSTVRLAGSSGANPFACIAAGIASLWGPAHGGANEAVLKMLEEIGSVDRIPEIVRRAKDKNDNFRLMGFGHRVYKNYDPRAQVMRKTCHEVLAELGIKDEPLLDIAMELEKIALEDPYFVEKKLYPNVDFYSGIILKAMGFPTSMFTVLFAVARTVGWISQWKEMIEDPVQKIGRPRQLYTGATKRDFIPLAERG; from the coding sequence ATGACCCAAACCGCGGACAAGGCCGATACCTTCACCCTGATCGACAACCGGACTGGCAAGCAGGTCAGCCTGCCCGTGATGAAGGGAAGCACGGGTCCGGACGTGATCGACATCCGCAAGCTCTACGCCGAGACCGGTTGTTTCACCTACGATCCGGGTTTCACTTCGACGGGCAGCTGCGAGTCCAAGATCACCTACATCGACGGTGATGAGGGTGTTCTGCTGCACCGCGGTTATGCCATCGACGACCTTGCCGAGCACGCGACCTTCCCGGAGGTCTGCTTCCTCCTCCTCAACAACCACCTGCCGAACGCCGCCGAGAAGGAAGAGTTCGAGGGCATCCTGCGCGGCCACTCGATGGTCCATGAGCAGCTGACCCGCTTCTACAGCGGCTTCCGCCGCGACGCCCACCCGATGGCGGTTCTCTGCGGCGTCGTCGGCGCGCTGTCGGCCTTCTACCACGACTCGACGGACATCGAGGACCCGGTGCAGCGCAAGATCGCCGCGCACCGCCTGATCGCCAAGATCCCGGCGATCGCCGCGATGGCCTACAAGTACTCGGTCGGCCAGCCGTTCATGTACCCGCGCAACGACCTGTCGTATGCCGAGAACTTCCTCTACATGACCTTCGGCACGCCGTGCGAGCCGTACAAGGTCAATCCGGTCCTGTCCAAGGCCATGGACAAGATCTTCATCCTGCACGCCGACCACGAGCAGAACGCCTCGACCTCGACCGTCCGTCTGGCCGGCTCGTCGGGCGCCAACCCGTTCGCCTGCATCGCCGCCGGCATCGCCTCGCTGTGGGGTCCGGCCCATGGCGGCGCCAACGAGGCCGTGCTGAAGATGCTGGAGGAGATTGGCTCCGTCGATCGCATCCCGGAGATCGTCCGCCGCGCCAAGGACAAGAACGACAACTTCCGCCTGATGGGCTTCGGCCACCGGGTCTACAAGAACTACGACCCGCGCGCCCAGGTCATGCGCAAGACCTGCCATGAGGTTCTGGCCGAGCTGGGCATCAAGGACGAGCCGCTCCTCGACATCGCGATGGAGCTGGAGAAGATCGCCCTCGAGGACCCGTATTTCGTCGAGAAGAAGCTGTACCCGAACGTCGATTTCTACTCGGGCATCATCCTGAAGGCGATGGGCTTCCCGACCAGCATGTTCACCGTGCTGTTCGCCGTGGCGCGCACCGTCGGCTGGATCTCCCAGTGGAAGGAGATGATCGAGGACCCGGTCCAGAAGATCGGCCGTCCGCGTCAGCTCTACACCGGCGCGACCAAGCGGGACTTCATCCCGCTGGCCGAGCGTGGCTAA
- a CDS encoding glutathione S-transferase family protein, protein MLRLYDNLSSGNGYKCRLLLHKLGIPYERIELDIDRAETRTPEFLARNPNGRIPTLQLEDGGHLPESNAILWYLAEGTPYLPDDREGRARVLQWMFFEQYSHEPNIATVRFWITHHVEMTEERKLGLVTKRRLGYDALGVMEGHLAERRFFVGDRFSIADIALYAYSHVAEEGGFDLSGYPAVRAWMERVAAEGPHIPITQG, encoded by the coding sequence ATGCTGCGCCTTTACGACAACCTCTCGTCCGGAAACGGCTACAAATGCCGGCTGCTGCTGCACAAGCTCGGCATCCCCTATGAGCGGATCGAGCTGGACATCGACCGGGCGGAAACCCGCACACCGGAATTCCTGGCGCGAAACCCGAACGGGCGCATCCCGACCCTGCAGCTGGAGGACGGCGGGCATCTGCCGGAATCCAACGCGATCCTCTGGTATCTGGCGGAAGGCACGCCCTATCTGCCCGACGACCGCGAGGGACGCGCGCGCGTCCTGCAATGGATGTTCTTCGAGCAGTACAGCCACGAACCGAACATCGCGACCGTGCGCTTCTGGATCACCCACCATGTGGAGATGACCGAGGAGCGCAAGCTGGGGCTGGTGACCAAGCGCCGGCTCGGCTACGACGCGCTGGGCGTCATGGAAGGGCATCTGGCGGAGCGGCGGTTCTTCGTGGGCGACCGTTTCAGCATCGCCGACATCGCGCTCTACGCCTACAGCCACGTCGCGGAGGAGGGCGGGTTCGACCTGTCCGGCTATCCGGCGGTGCGCGCATGGATGGAGCGCGTGGCGGCGGAAGGGCCGCACATCCCGATCACCCAGGGCTGA
- a CDS encoding LysR substrate-binding domain-containing protein encodes MPRLPFTALAAFEAASRHGSMTRAAEELGLTHGAISRQVGDLEKRLKVRLFERSPQGLLLTDAGRDLAQACTAGLGRLQESWDRIAGSGPDRLRIAAPRTWAALWLVPRLGRFLDGRPDLRLDIEGGNTDRASEAEAGWAVIRYVRGGDPGPDGTLLSEEPLIPVCAPSLAGRLSGPADLSRHRLLHYQASPDWSLWRGASGVDLGGARNLSFSESVMVIQAAMAGQGIALGRPSLVLDALEAGRLVCPFGPVVPCGDRYVLTAPAEGRGRGVLRAFRHWLVEEAAADRTRLERLGVPLPKGRAGG; translated from the coding sequence ATGCCGCGTCTTCCCTTCACCGCCCTGGCCGCCTTCGAAGCCGCGTCCCGGCACGGCAGCATGACGCGCGCCGCCGAGGAACTCGGGCTGACCCACGGGGCGATCAGCCGTCAGGTGGGCGATCTGGAAAAGCGGCTGAAGGTCCGCCTGTTCGAGCGCAGCCCGCAGGGGCTTCTCCTGACCGACGCCGGGCGCGACCTCGCTCAGGCCTGCACCGCCGGACTGGGCCGTCTTCAGGAAAGCTGGGACCGCATCGCCGGCAGCGGACCGGACCGGCTGCGCATCGCCGCGCCGCGCACCTGGGCGGCCCTGTGGCTGGTGCCGCGTCTGGGGCGCTTCCTCGACGGCCGCCCCGACCTGCGTCTGGACATCGAGGGGGGCAACACCGACCGCGCGTCGGAGGCCGAGGCAGGCTGGGCGGTGATCCGCTATGTGCGCGGCGGCGATCCCGGTCCCGACGGCACGCTGCTGTCGGAGGAGCCGCTGATCCCGGTCTGCGCGCCGTCGCTCGCCGGGCGGCTGTCCGGCCCGGCCGACCTGTCCCGCCACAGGCTGCTGCACTATCAGGCGTCCCCGGACTGGAGCCTGTGGCGCGGGGCCAGCGGGGTGGACCTGGGCGGGGCGCGCAACCTGAGCTTTTCGGAGTCGGTGATGGTGATCCAGGCCGCCATGGCCGGGCAGGGGATCGCGCTGGGGCGCCCATCGCTGGTGCTGGACGCTCTGGAGGCCGGGCGCCTCGTTTGCCCCTTCGGACCCGTGGTGCCTTGCGGCGACCGTTATGTGCTGACGGCTCCGGCCGAAGGGCGGGGGCGCGGCGTGCTTCGCGCCTTCCGGCACTGGCTGGTGGAGGAGGCCGCTGCGGATCGGACGCGGCTGGAGCGGCTCGGTGTGCCGCTTCCGAAGGGCCGTGCTGGCGGCTGA
- a CDS encoding GNAT family N-acetyltransferase, giving the protein MTMTFSITDISTLDDRRLRAELEALLEDAVNSGASVGYHAPLAPHWRRAFWDGVAAQLSGGAHRLLIARGPEGELLGSVQLALCTKPNGAHRAEVQKLLVFTRHRRNGVARRLMAAVEDTARGLGRSLLVLDTLKGDSGEPFYAATGWHRAGVIPGYTVEADGAYGDTVLFHKTL; this is encoded by the coding sequence ATGACGATGACCTTTTCCATCACCGACATTTCCACCCTTGATGACCGTCGTTTGCGAGCGGAACTGGAAGCCCTTCTGGAGGACGCCGTGAACAGCGGCGCCTCGGTCGGCTATCACGCGCCGCTGGCGCCCCACTGGAGGCGGGCCTTCTGGGACGGGGTGGCGGCCCAGCTGTCCGGCGGCGCGCACCGTCTGCTGATCGCGCGGGGACCGGAGGGAGAGTTGCTGGGCAGCGTGCAGTTGGCTCTCTGCACCAAGCCCAACGGCGCGCACCGCGCCGAGGTGCAGAAGCTGCTCGTCTTCACCCGCCATCGCCGGAATGGCGTCGCCCGGCGTCTGATGGCGGCGGTGGAGGACACAGCCCGCGGGCTGGGGCGGTCCCTGCTGGTGCTCGACACGCTGAAGGGGGACAGCGGCGAGCCCTTCTACGCGGCGACGGGCTGGCATCGCGCCGGGGTGATCCCCGGCTACACGGTGGAAGCGGACGGCGCCTACGGCGACACCGTCCTCTTCCACAAGACGCTGTGA
- the gloA gene encoding lactoylglutathione lyase, translated as MSQFRLLHTMLRVYDLEKSLDFYTRLLGMKLLRRNDYEGGRFTLAFVGYGDEKDTAVLELTHNWDQAEPYAIGTAYGHIALGVPDIYSTCEQLAKEGVKIPRPPGPMKHGTTVIAFIEDPDGYKVELIETK; from the coding sequence ATGAGCCAATTCCGCCTGCTGCACACCATGCTCCGGGTCTATGATCTGGAGAAGTCGCTGGACTTCTACACGCGGCTGCTCGGCATGAAGCTGCTGCGCCGCAACGACTATGAGGGCGGGCGCTTCACCCTGGCCTTCGTCGGCTACGGCGACGAGAAGGACACCGCCGTCCTGGAACTGACCCACAACTGGGACCAGGCGGAGCCTTACGCCATCGGCACCGCCTACGGCCACATCGCGCTGGGCGTGCCGGACATCTACTCCACCTGCGAACAGCTTGCCAAGGAAGGCGTCAAGATCCCGCGTCCGCCCGGTCCGATGAAGCACGGCACCACCGTGATCGCCTTCATCGAGGACCCGGACGGTTACAAGGTCGAGCTGATCGAGACGAAGTAA